The Streptomyces sp. Mut1 genome window below encodes:
- a CDS encoding glycoside hydrolase family 6 protein, producing MAVVASAVVVAGVATGVMSALGGQDKDTRAAPAVSASPTAAPLPAVPSATAAPRTPSAPASSASRAPRPLKPAPSATRTTAPPADGLYRHPGSQVLDWVAAHRTDPRRPLIETRIAARPAAVWFASYNPGEVTGQVRAVTSAATRTGRTPVLVPYAIPGRDCGGASEGGAPDLVAYDAWIREFAAGLGGGPVIVILEPDSVAQSDCLPAGDLAARNASLARAGDALHAANPKAKVYFDGGHSGWHPAAKQAAALRAAGAASSGDGIFTNVSNFHRTADEAAYARQVLAALGGPARLGAVIDTSRNGNGAPRGDEWCDPAGRALGRAPTTRTGEARIDAYLWVKLPGESDGCQGPAGSFSPDYAYALATG from the coding sequence ATGGCCGTCGTCGCGTCCGCGGTGGTCGTCGCCGGCGTGGCGACCGGCGTGATGTCCGCCCTCGGCGGCCAGGACAAGGACACCCGCGCCGCCCCCGCCGTCTCGGCGTCACCCACGGCGGCGCCGCTGCCCGCGGTGCCGAGCGCCACGGCCGCCCCGCGCACCCCGTCCGCGCCGGCCTCCAGCGCCTCGCGTGCGCCCCGGCCGTTGAAACCCGCGCCCTCCGCGACCAGGACCACCGCACCGCCCGCCGACGGGCTCTACCGCCACCCCGGATCGCAGGTGCTGGACTGGGTCGCGGCGCACCGCACCGACCCCCGGCGCCCGCTGATCGAGACGCGGATAGCGGCGCGGCCCGCCGCCGTCTGGTTCGCCTCCTACAACCCCGGGGAGGTCACCGGCCAGGTCCGGGCGGTCACATCGGCGGCGACCCGGACCGGCCGGACCCCGGTCCTGGTGCCGTACGCCATCCCCGGCAGGGACTGCGGCGGGGCCTCCGAGGGCGGCGCGCCGGACCTCGTCGCGTACGACGCGTGGATACGGGAGTTCGCCGCCGGGCTCGGCGGCGGGCCGGTGATCGTGATCCTGGAACCCGACTCCGTCGCGCAGTCCGACTGTCTGCCGGCGGGTGACCTGGCGGCCCGCAACGCCTCGCTGGCCCGGGCCGGTGACGCCCTGCACGCGGCGAATCCGAAGGCCAAGGTGTATTTCGACGGCGGGCACTCGGGCTGGCACCCCGCCGCGAAGCAGGCCGCGGCGCTGCGGGCGGCCGGGGCGGCGAGCAGCGGCGACGGCATCTTCACCAATGTGTCGAACTTCCACCGCACCGCCGACGAGGCCGCCTACGCCCGGCAGGTGCTGGCCGCGCTCGGCGGACCCGCGCGGCTGGGCGCCGTCATCGACACCAGCCGCAACGGGAACGGGGCGCCCCGGGGCGACGAGTGGTGCGATCCGGCGGGCCGGGCGCTGGGGCGGGCCCCCACCACGCGGACGGGGGAGGCCCGGATCGACGCCTATCTGTGGGTGAAGCTGCCGGGCGAGTCCGACGGCTGCCAGGGCCCGGCGGGTTCGTTCTCGCCCGACTACGCCTACGCGCTCGCGACCGGCTGA
- a CDS encoding flavin monoamine oxidase family protein, with the protein MTSVPPAVQHTEEAAPAITMFGPDFPYAYDDFLAHPAGIGQIPATEHGTEVAVIGGGLSGIITAYELMKMGLRPVVYEADRIGGRLRTVEFEGCATDGEPLTAEMGAMRFPPSSTALQHYIDLVGLETKEFPNPLSPATPSTVVDLKGESHYARTIDELPQVYRDVMDAWNACLEEGADFSDMNRAMRERDVPRIREIWARLVEKLDNQTFYGFLCESDAFKSFRHREIFGQVGFGTGGWDTDFPNSILEILRVVYTEADDHHRSIVGGSQQLPLRLWEREPQKTVHWPLGTSLASLHDGEPRGAVTRLHRTAGNRITVTDASGDIRTYRAAVFTGQSWLLLSKIACDDALFPIDHWTAMERTHYMESSKLFVPVDRPFWLDKDETTGRDTMSMTLTDRMTRGTYLLDDGPDRPASICLSYTWCDDSLKWLPLSAAERMDVMLKSLGEIYPNVDIRGHIIGNPVTVSWENEPYFMGAFKANLPGHYRYQRRLFTHFMQDRLPADKRGLFLAGDDISWTAGWAEGAVQTALNAVWGVMTHFGGASDATNPGPGDLFEELAPVELPED; encoded by the coding sequence ATGACGTCCGTGCCCCCCGCCGTCCAGCACACCGAGGAAGCGGCCCCTGCGATCACCATGTTCGGGCCGGACTTCCCCTACGCGTACGACGACTTCCTCGCGCACCCCGCGGGCATCGGCCAGATACCGGCCACCGAGCACGGCACCGAGGTGGCCGTCATCGGCGGCGGGCTCTCCGGCATCATCACCGCCTACGAGCTGATGAAGATGGGCCTGCGGCCCGTGGTGTACGAGGCCGACCGCATCGGCGGCCGGCTGCGCACCGTGGAGTTCGAGGGCTGTGCCACGGACGGCGAGCCGCTCACCGCCGAGATGGGCGCGATGCGCTTCCCGCCGTCGTCGACCGCCCTCCAGCACTACATCGACCTGGTCGGCCTGGAGACGAAGGAGTTCCCCAACCCGCTCTCCCCGGCCACCCCCTCGACCGTCGTGGACCTCAAGGGCGAGTCGCACTACGCGCGGACCATCGATGAACTCCCGCAGGTCTACCGCGATGTGATGGACGCCTGGAACGCCTGCCTGGAGGAGGGCGCCGACTTCTCCGACATGAACCGGGCGATGCGCGAGCGCGATGTCCCGCGGATCAGGGAGATCTGGGCCCGCCTGGTCGAGAAGCTGGACAACCAGACCTTCTACGGCTTCCTCTGCGAGTCCGACGCCTTCAAGTCCTTCCGCCACCGCGAGATCTTCGGGCAGGTCGGCTTCGGGACCGGGGGCTGGGACACCGACTTCCCCAACTCCATCCTGGAGATCCTGCGCGTCGTCTACACCGAGGCGGACGACCACCACCGCTCCATCGTCGGCGGCAGCCAGCAGCTCCCGCTGCGCCTGTGGGAACGCGAACCGCAGAAGACCGTCCACTGGCCGCTGGGCACCTCGCTCGCCTCGCTGCACGACGGCGAGCCGCGCGGGGCCGTCACCCGGCTGCACCGCACCGCCGGCAACCGGATCACCGTCACCGACGCGTCCGGCGACATCCGCACCTACCGGGCGGCCGTCTTCACCGGCCAGTCCTGGCTGCTGCTCTCCAAGATCGCCTGCGACGACGCGCTCTTCCCGATCGACCACTGGACGGCGATGGAGCGCACCCACTACATGGAGTCGTCCAAGCTGTTCGTGCCCGTCGACCGGCCGTTCTGGCTGGACAAGGACGAGACCACCGGCCGCGACACCATGTCGATGACGCTGACCGACCGGATGACCCGGGGCACGTACCTCCTGGACGACGGCCCGGACCGGCCGGCCAGCATCTGCCTCTCGTACACCTGGTGCGACGACAGCCTGAAGTGGCTGCCGCTGTCGGCGGCCGAGCGGATGGACGTCATGCTGAAGTCGCTCGGCGAGATCTACCCGAACGTCGACATCCGGGGCCACATCATCGGCAACCCGGTGACGGTGTCCTGGGAGAACGAGCCGTACTTCATGGGCGCGTTCAAGGCCAACCTGCCCGGCCACTACCGCTACCAGCGGCGCCTGTTCACCCACTTCATGCAGGACCGGCTGCCCGCCGACAAGCGGGGCCTGTTCCTGGCCGGCGACGACATCTCCTGGACGGCGGGCTGGGCCGAGGGCGCCGTGCAGACCGCGCTCAACGCGGTCTGGGGCGTGATGACCCACTTCGGCGGCGCGAGCGACGCGACCAACCCCGGCCCCGGCGATCTCTTCGAGGAACTGGCCCCGGTCGAACTCCCGGAGGACTGA
- a CDS encoding carbon-nitrogen hydrolase family protein, with protein MPPLRTALLQSSGRPGSVAGTVELLEDAARRAADTGARLLVCPEMYLTGYAIGDDVPRLAEAADGPAARAVAEIAARHRIAVHYGYPERDGDTLYNSAQLIGPDGTALAHYRKTHLFGDFEQHWFTPGDEPVIQAVLDGVRIGLLTCYDVEFPENVRAHALAGADLLLVPTALMHPFSFVAESVVPVRAFENQLYIAYVNRTGQEGPFDFTGLSCLAGPDGTVRARAGRGEELVTADIDPALLAASRAANPYLRDRRPGLYGSLV; from the coding sequence ATGCCGCCGTTGCGCACCGCCCTGCTCCAGAGCTCCGGACGCCCCGGCTCGGTCGCCGGCACCGTCGAGCTGCTGGAGGACGCCGCGCGACGGGCCGCGGACACCGGCGCCCGGCTGCTGGTCTGCCCCGAGATGTACCTGACCGGGTACGCGATCGGGGATGACGTGCCCCGGCTGGCCGAGGCCGCCGACGGGCCCGCCGCCCGCGCCGTCGCCGAGATCGCCGCACGGCACCGGATCGCCGTCCACTACGGCTACCCGGAGCGCGACGGCGACACCCTGTACAACTCCGCGCAGCTCATCGGACCCGACGGCACCGCGCTCGCCCACTACCGCAAGACCCACCTCTTCGGCGACTTCGAACAGCACTGGTTCACCCCCGGCGACGAGCCGGTCATCCAGGCCGTGCTGGACGGCGTCCGCATCGGCCTGCTGACCTGCTACGACGTCGAGTTCCCGGAGAACGTCCGCGCGCACGCCCTGGCCGGCGCCGATCTGCTGCTGGTGCCGACCGCGCTGATGCACCCCTTCTCGTTCGTCGCCGAATCCGTCGTCCCGGTCCGTGCCTTCGAGAACCAGCTCTACATCGCCTACGTCAACCGGACCGGCCAGGAAGGCCCGTTCGACTTCACCGGACTGAGCTGCCTGGCCGGCCCCGACGGCACGGTCCGCGCCCGTGCGGGGCGCGGCGAGGAACTCGTCACCGCCGACATCGACCCCGCCCTGCTGGCCGCGTCCCGGGCCGCCAACCCGTATCTGCGCGACCGCCGCCCCGGCCTGTACGGCTCCCTCGTCTGA
- a CDS encoding Lrp/AsnC family transcriptional regulator, producing MRLNDLDERIVHALAEDARRSYADIGSIIGLSAPAVKRRVDRLRAEGAITGFTVRVDPAALGWETEGYIEIYCSRNTSPESIKQGLARYPEVASASTVTGDADALVQVFAADMRHFEQVLERIAGEPYVERTKSVLVLSPLLRRYSSGSPG from the coding sequence GTGCGACTGAACGACCTCGACGAACGCATCGTCCACGCCCTGGCCGAGGACGCCCGCCGTTCCTACGCCGACATCGGCTCCATCATCGGCCTGTCCGCGCCCGCCGTGAAACGCCGGGTGGACCGGCTGCGCGCCGAGGGCGCCATCACCGGGTTCACCGTGCGGGTCGACCCGGCGGCGCTCGGGTGGGAGACCGAGGGCTACATCGAGATCTACTGCAGCCGCAACACCTCGCCGGAGTCGATCAAGCAGGGGCTCGCCCGCTATCCGGAAGTGGCGTCGGCGTCCACGGTCACCGGGGACGCGGACGCGCTCGTCCAGGTCTTCGCGGCGGACATGCGCCACTTCGAGCAGGTCCTGGAGCGGATCGCGGGCGAGCCGTACGTCGAGCGGACGAAGTCCGTGCTGGTGCTGTCGCCCCTGCTCAGGCGGTATTCGTCGGGGTCGCCGGGCTGA
- a CDS encoding aldehyde dehydrogenase family protein — MSFFTDLAHQYIDGEWRPGKGSWDIVDFNPFDGTKLAAITVATADEVDQAYRAAENAQQAWADTNPYARRAVLEKALRIVEEREGEIGDAIVAELGGTRVKAAFELYLAKEFLREAAGLAMRSTGQILPSPTEGKENRVYRVPVGVVGVISPFNFPFLLSLKSVAPALALGNAVVLKPHQNTPVCGGTLVAKVFEDAGLPAGLLNVVVTDIAEIGDALLEHPVPQVISFTGSDKVGRHVATVCAALLKRSVLELGGNSALIVLDDADVDYAVDAAVFSRYVHQGQVCMAANRILVDRAVEEEFTGKFVAKVASLTVGDPADPATLIGPLINSTQAEAISTLVDRTVEAGATALLHGRADGNLVSPSVLTGLPADSPVLSQEIFGPVALLIPFDGEDEAVRIANDTPYGLSGAVHTSDIERGVRVGQRIRTGMIHINDGTIHDEPVVPFGGEKNSGLGRLNGDAMLEAFTTQKWISVQHGRSRFPF, encoded by the coding sequence ATGTCCTTCTTCACCGACCTGGCCCATCAGTACATCGACGGAGAGTGGAGGCCGGGCAAGGGCTCCTGGGACATCGTCGACTTCAACCCCTTCGACGGGACGAAGCTCGCCGCGATCACGGTCGCCACGGCCGACGAGGTGGACCAGGCCTACCGCGCGGCCGAGAACGCCCAGCAGGCGTGGGCCGACACCAACCCGTACGCGCGGCGGGCCGTGCTGGAGAAGGCGCTGCGGATCGTCGAGGAGCGCGAGGGCGAGATCGGTGACGCGATCGTCGCCGAACTCGGCGGGACCCGGGTGAAGGCGGCCTTCGAGCTGTACCTGGCCAAGGAGTTCCTGCGCGAGGCCGCCGGGCTGGCGATGCGGTCCACCGGGCAGATCCTGCCCTCGCCGACCGAGGGCAAGGAGAACCGGGTCTACCGGGTCCCGGTGGGCGTGGTCGGCGTCATCAGCCCGTTCAACTTCCCCTTCCTGCTGTCGCTGAAGTCGGTCGCCCCGGCCCTGGCGCTCGGCAACGCCGTCGTCCTCAAGCCGCACCAGAACACACCGGTCTGCGGCGGCACCCTGGTGGCCAAGGTGTTCGAGGACGCCGGGCTCCCGGCCGGGCTGCTGAACGTCGTCGTCACCGACATCGCGGAGATCGGTGACGCCCTGCTGGAGCACCCCGTCCCGCAGGTCATCTCCTTCACCGGGTCCGACAAGGTCGGCCGGCACGTCGCCACCGTCTGCGCCGCGCTCCTGAAACGCTCCGTGCTCGAACTCGGCGGCAACAGCGCCCTCATCGTGCTGGACGACGCCGATGTGGACTACGCCGTCGACGCGGCGGTCTTCAGCCGCTACGTGCACCAGGGCCAGGTCTGCATGGCCGCCAACCGCATCCTGGTCGACCGCGCGGTGGAGGAGGAGTTCACCGGGAAGTTCGTCGCCAAGGTCGCCTCGCTGACCGTCGGCGACCCCGCCGACCCGGCGACCCTGATCGGCCCGCTGATCAACTCCACCCAGGCCGAGGCGATCAGCACCCTCGTGGACCGGACCGTCGAGGCGGGCGCCACCGCACTGCTGCACGGCCGGGCCGACGGCAACCTCGTCAGCCCCTCCGTCCTGACCGGGCTCCCGGCCGACTCCCCGGTGCTCTCGCAGGAGATATTCGGCCCTGTCGCGCTCCTCATCCCCTTCGACGGGGAGGACGAGGCGGTCCGGATCGCCAACGACACCCCGTACGGCCTGAGCGGCGCCGTCCACACCTCCGACATCGAGCGCGGCGTCCGCGTCGGGCAGCGCATCCGCACCGGCATGATCCACATCAACGACGGCACCATCCACGACGAGCCCGTCGTCCCCTTCGGCGGCGAGAAGAACTCCGGGCTCGGACGGCTCAACGGCGACGCGATGCTGGAGGCCTTCACCACCCAGAAGTGGATCTCCGTGCAGCACGGCCGCTCGCGCTTCCCCTTCTGA
- a CDS encoding GuaB1 family IMP dehydrogenase-related protein, translated as MRFLEPGTGRYTESPSVPYDLTYDDVFMVPGRSAVGSRQGVDLSSPDGSGTTIPLVVANMTAIAGRRMAETVARRGGIVVIPQDIPIEVVTDVVSWVKTRHLVLDTPIELAPGQTVADALSLLHKRAHGAGVVVDDERRPVGVVTDHDLSGVDRFTQLSEVMSKDLVLLDADIDPRDAFNKLDGANRKLAPAVDADGRLVGILTRKAALRATLYTPATDAAGKLRIAAAVGINGDVAGKAEQLLDAGVDTLVVDTAHGHQESMISAVRAVRALDPRVPIVAGNIVAAEGVRDLIEAGADIIKVGVGPGAMCTTRMMTGVGRPQFSAVLECAAEAKKYGKHVWADGGVRHPRDVAMALAAGASNVMIGSWFAGTYESPGDLQQSADGRFYKESFGMASARAVKNRTSEESAYDRARKALFEEGISTSRMFLDPTRPGVEDLIDSIIAGVRSSCTYAGAASLAEFAEKAVVGVQSAAGYAEGKPLHASWM; from the coding sequence ATGCGTTTTCTTGAGCCCGGCACCGGTCGCTACACAGAGTCCCCCTCGGTCCCGTACGACCTCACGTACGACGACGTCTTCATGGTCCCGGGCCGGTCGGCGGTCGGATCGCGCCAGGGCGTGGACCTGTCCTCGCCCGACGGCAGCGGCACCACCATCCCGCTCGTCGTCGCGAACATGACCGCCATCGCGGGCCGCCGGATGGCCGAGACGGTCGCCCGCCGCGGCGGGATCGTCGTCATCCCGCAGGACATCCCGATCGAGGTCGTCACCGATGTCGTCTCCTGGGTGAAGACGCGCCACCTGGTGCTCGACACGCCCATCGAGCTGGCCCCGGGCCAGACGGTCGCCGACGCCCTGTCCCTGCTGCACAAGCGGGCGCACGGCGCGGGTGTCGTCGTCGACGACGAGCGGCGGCCCGTCGGTGTGGTCACCGACCACGACCTGTCGGGTGTGGACCGCTTCACCCAGCTCTCCGAGGTCATGTCCAAGGACCTGGTCCTGCTGGACGCGGACATCGACCCGCGCGACGCGTTCAACAAGCTCGACGGCGCCAACCGCAAGCTCGCCCCCGCGGTCGACGCGGACGGCCGGCTCGTCGGCATCCTCACCCGCAAGGCCGCCCTGCGCGCCACGCTCTACACCCCGGCCACCGACGCGGCCGGCAAGCTGCGGATCGCCGCCGCCGTCGGCATCAACGGCGATGTGGCGGGCAAGGCCGAGCAGCTCCTCGACGCGGGCGTCGACACCCTGGTCGTGGACACCGCGCACGGTCACCAGGAGTCCATGATCAGCGCGGTCCGCGCGGTCCGGGCTCTGGACCCGCGGGTGCCGATCGTGGCGGGCAACATCGTCGCCGCGGAGGGCGTGCGCGACCTCATCGAGGCCGGTGCCGACATCATCAAGGTCGGTGTCGGACCGGGCGCCATGTGCACCACCCGCATGATGACCGGTGTGGGCAGGCCCCAGTTCTCCGCCGTGCTGGAGTGCGCGGCCGAGGCGAAGAAGTACGGCAAGCACGTCTGGGCGGACGGCGGGGTCCGCCACCCCCGCGATGTCGCCATGGCGCTCGCGGCCGGCGCGTCCAACGTGATGATCGGCTCCTGGTTCGCCGGTACGTACGAGTCCCCGGGCGACCTCCAGCAGTCCGCCGACGGGCGCTTCTACAAGGAGTCCTTCGGCATGGCCTCCGCGCGCGCCGTGAAGAACCGCACCTCCGAGGAGTCCGCGTACGACCGGGCCCGCAAGGCGCTGTTCGAGGAGGGCATCTCCACCTCGCGGATGTTCCTGGACCCGACGCGCCCCGGCGTCGAGGACCTGATCGACTCGATCATCGCGGGTGTCCGCTCGTCCTGCACGTACGCCGGCGCGGCCTCGCTCGCGGAGTTCGCCGAGAAGGCGGTCGTCGGGGTGCAGAGCGCCGCCGGATACGCCGAGGGCAAGCCGCTGCACGCCAGCTGGATGTGA